A part of Maridesulfovibrio hydrothermalis AM13 = DSM 14728 genomic DNA contains:
- the rpsI gene encoding 30S ribosomal protein S9 — protein MTKDFNYATGRRKNAVARTRMYQGSGIITVNGKPYEDYFPRKTLQMIVQQPLKLTKNLGKFDIKVNADGGGVAGQAQAVRHGISRALIEMDPELRPLLKRAGLLTRDARKKERKKYGQPGARAKFQYSKR, from the coding sequence ATGACTAAAGATTTCAATTACGCTACCGGCAGAAGAAAAAACGCTGTTGCACGTACTCGCATGTACCAGGGCAGCGGCATCATCACTGTTAACGGCAAGCCTTACGAAGATTACTTTCCTCGTAAAACCTTGCAGATGATCGTTCAGCAGCCCCTGAAACTCACCAAAAACCTCGGCAAATTTGACATCAAAGTCAACGCTGACGGTGGTGGTGTAGCTGGTCAGGCTCAGGCTGTAAGACACGGTATCTCCCGCGCTCTTATCGAGATGGACCCTGAACTTCGTCCTCTCCTCAAACGCGCAGGTCTCCTGACTCGTGACGCTCGTAAGAAAGAGCGTAAAAAATACGGTCAGCCCGGCGCACGCGCAAAATTCCAGTACTCCAAACGTTAA